From the genome of Triticum aestivum cultivar Chinese Spring chromosome 1A, IWGSC CS RefSeq v2.1, whole genome shotgun sequence:
TGTAGTGGCACAGCAACGCAGCGCCCATGTTTCCTTGTGCGCATGTACGCACGCCGCCTAGCTAGCTACCCTGCATGCAATCCATCAGCCCGGCCATGCGCACTACATGCGCGCTACGCGCACGACGCGACCATCTCCACCGGTCACTACTAACAATCAGCTAACTAACTCACACGCAACAAGCAAACTTGGCCGGCACACTTGCCAACGCCCTGCTCTACGTGCCAGACTCGAGTGTATACACGCTACACACACATACGCCACGCTTCTGCGTCCCGTACGTCCCGCCCGTCCCGCATGTCACCGACGCGCCCGACAAACCCGACGAGCCCGACGGCACCAGTGTGCCCCgcccgtcccgcgcgcacccgacgcgcccgacgagcccgatcacacacgccgtggcttattccaacacacaCCACTTAAGCCACGGCCTAGAGGAGTCCGTCATCGTCGATGTTGGCGCCGGCCAAGAGTGCATGCTCCGCCGCCGGTCCTTTCCGCAGCTGCGGGCACTTGCGCCGGAAGTGACCGTGCTCCCCGCACTTGTAGCAGCGCctgcgcccgtcgtcgtcgtcccgagCACCGCCGTGTCGACGCTCCCATGCTGCCCACTGCACAGCCGTCATGAGCAGCTGCTCACCTCCGCGCTCGCCGCCAtcttgtccacggcgccgaaccCGCTCGTCGAACGCACGCAGCCGCCCGAGCGCTTCGTCGAACGCAATCATCGTCACATCGTGGAActgctcgatgccggcgacgacggAGAAGAGGCAATCCGGCACCATATCCAGCAACTTCTTGACAAGTGCCGCGTCGCCCAGCGTCTCCCCGAGGTTGGCATACCTCGCTGCCATCGCCGCGAGCCTCCCGCCGTACACGTcgagctcctcgccgtccgccATCTTCATCCGGTCGAATTCGCCACGCAGCGTCCCCAGCCTCGCCGCGCAGACCCGATCAGCGCCGACGAACCTCACCttcagggagtcccatacctccctggcGGTGAGCTTCGTCGACACCTTCAGCAGCACATCCTCCGGCAACGCCCCGAGAAGCAACACGCGCGCCATCTTGTCCTTCCGCGTGTTCACCGCCGCGTCGCCCAGCGCCACCGCCTCCCATACGGTGTGGACATCGAGGATCGCCTGCGCCTTGATGGCCCAGACCGTGTAGTTGTCCGCGGTCAGCAAAGGCATCGCCATCCTTGCTGatccgctcgcgccgccgccgtgtgggacgagcgccatggtcgccggtgatcgCCCGAACCAAAGCTCTGTATATCAATTGTTGGAACCGCTCTCTCACGCTGATGGATGGAGATAGAAGAAGAAGGAGCACAGAGTACAATGGAGTTTCACCCGGCTTCACAGCCCCGTTACTTTTTCCGGAGCCTCAAAAACTCTCCTCAACAAATACACTCGTGGTCATGGCTTTGTAGTGGCACAATAACGCAGCGCCGACGTTTCCTTGTGCGCACGTACGCACGCTGCCTAGCTAGCTACCCTGCATGCAATCCATCAGCCCGGCCATGCGCACTACATGCGCGCTACGCGCACGACGCGGCCATCTCCACCGGTCACTGCTAACAATCAACTAACTAACTCACACGCATCAAGCAAACTTGGCCGGCACACTTGCCAACGCCCTGCTCTACGTGCCAGACTCGAGTGTATACACGCTACACACACATACGCCACGCTTCTGCATCCCGCACGTCCCGCACGTCACCGACGCACCCGACAAGCCCGACGACACCAGTGTGTCCCgcccgtcccgcgcgcacccgacgagCCCGATCACacacgccgtggcttattccaacacctAGATGTATAATTAATGTATACATTAATTGTCTGACGCGGTGCTATATCTTCATGATATACAACTGGTGTATGCGTCTGTATCATCATCTCAAAGAAGGCTATATATACCAAGACATAGCTAGCGACATCATGTATCCCACACATTCACAGAAGCCACACAAATCCTATATTGTACGATTCTAATATCAAAGGGATAGAGAAGGCTTTAGTGTAGGAGATACAAAAGCCATAGCCATGGCGAAACTCATGTGCTTATATTTCATCATCCTCACTATTGCGGTAGCCGTGTCGGCCGACGAATGTGAGGGTGACCGACAGACCATGATCAAGGAGTGTGCTAAGTATCAAAATTGGCCAGCAAACCCGAAGCTAGATCCGTCGGACGCATGCTGCGCCGTGTGGCAGAAGGCAAACATCCCATGCCTTTGTGTTGGTGTCACCAAGGAGAAAGAGAAGATATGGTGTATGGAGAATGTTGCCTACGTTGCCAATTTCTGCAAGACGCCATTCCCACACGGCTACAAGTGCGGAAGTAAGTGAAATATATTAAGGGAATTACGATGATCGGCATTTCATACATGCAGTTTTGATATTTATTATTCTTTGGAGTCACACGGCTTTGATTTTAGTTATGCATTTTATATGCTTCTTGCGCTATTCTCATCATATGTCGGGTCAAATTGAATGGTCTTGCAGGTTACACATTTCCTCCTCTGGCGTAGTGATTCTAGTTTAGCCGCGGGAGGAGAAGCATTGGCTTTTACATTATATGTGTGTGGCCTCACAGGAGCTTCCCTTTCACATTTGTAATTCGTGAGGTTTTACTCATAATAGTTTAATTCGTGAGGTTTTACTCATAATAGTTTATGTTAATCACCCTGCATGAGAACGTTTGTGAAACTAATAAAGTCTTCTCCTCAAATTGTCTAAATTATGTTTGTTCATACACAATATTTTTGGTTCTATTTACGGCTCATTGCAGGTGAAGGGATCAAGGATATTAGAAGAAATTACTGTTGTTAAAGCAACAACTTTCATGTGCTTTTTATATCCAAAGTTAATGGGTTCATTTATGGCTGAGCTCAACCAATTTTTCATCTTAGTAACTCTTATTCCTCGACCCTGGCTGATGCAAAGCTCCAAATACAACTTACTTTGCTAAAAGTGAGGAGACTCATGGGGAAGGGGATGAGAAAGATAAATGGCATATTCAGTTAGTTGTATATATGATTTCACACACAAATCTGGTGTAGTTCGATTGTAACGGTTTACTTGGATTTTGCAATGCGTGCAACGGCTGCTTTGTACAATGTATACACTACCAACTTTTTATCACACGAAGTATTTCAACTAGCAGCTAGGCTCCCTTAAGGTTCTTTTTAGCTTATTCTTCTTTAGCTTAATCTTAGATTTTCATTGGCTTGGTCTTGATGATTTCCACGTAGACAGCGCGTGGGACTAGGTGGGATGCTCGGGTAGGACTTTTCTATGACATGTATATCACAAATTTGGGCAAGAAGGCTCTACTTTTCATCTCTGTGACTAAGGGAACATTAATATAGAAATAGTTAGAACGTGCATAGATATACAAGAGGGAGGAGGAGAGTTAAGGACAAAAAAATAGTTAAAGGTGGACCAAAGGTATCACACCAGGCTACCAAAGTAGCCCTAAATACAGAACATGAGAAACAGAAGGACCATAGTCTGTTGTCCTCAGCGCAGATGCGCGACTTCTTTCTAATAGAAGACACACACAACATCATCAGCTATCAACGTAATCTGCAAAAGAAGTCTTCATTAGGATAGGCAATTGACAGAGCACACATATGCTTTCTCTGAAAGAGGGTCGAACCCTTTTGGAAAATAACAACTAAAATGGTCTATGATACATCACTTGTATACACATAGGTCTGCTAGGGAGAATAACCATTTTTGAATTTCAACCGCGCGACTTGAGAAGCTCTAGTTTCTACTTGTAGCAGCCGGAGTTGATCAATCATCCAATTCTCATCGATGGCAATCATGTTAAGTTGATTTCCTTCACCACTCTCGCATTCAAAACAAAGAAATTGGAAAAGCCAACTTCTTTCTCACCACCTTTGTAATTCTTCAACACCATTACTTTGAGATGGTTCTCAAGGCATTTCACTGGATTTAGTAGTGGGTCAGACTGAGGATGCAAGTTCTTCATCTTTGCCTTCAAATACTCCTCTCATTGGGAAATGCCAGATACATGTTAAATAGGCAGTTGCTAACTAGACTAGAATATATAAACGAGAATCAAGAATTTATTTCAACATTTAAGGCAAACAAAAATTAGCACTTACAATGACATAGAACTTTTCCAAGAAGGGGAAGCAACTGAGAAGATTGAGAACGACATCCAAATCTGGGCCAGAAAACTTGAGGGCCAAAATATTCCTGGTGCATATCGAGTGGCCTAAGATGGGCCAGATTGTTCCCTAAAAAATAAAACAATGGACATGAGAAACAATTATGCATGCATCTAGGATTGCTAGCTGAATGTGAGAGCCAATAAGGGTGTTGTTGATAGCTAGTTGGATGCGACCATTTTCCTAGAACTGGCTATTTACACTCACAGTGCTAAGTAGTTGTCACTAGAAGTCAATGTTTGTATTGCTATGCCAGCTTGGGGTAAATAGTATGTTTATCTTGTCTGTTCTTTTGTCCACCTCATTATTGTTGGTGTATATGTTGCAGGTCCCGAATATGGTCCAATACCATTAGGATTGAAAGTATGGAAGACCATACCGTTGGTCGAAGATACACATGTGATGGTGCTAAACCCGGTAGAtatcgggtaggggtcccaagctGGTGATCTTGGTATGATGGTAACATGACAAAGAATGGACACGGtatttactcaggttcgggccctcttaaagagGTAAAACCCTTTGTCTTGCTTTGTTGTATTGATTCTGGATGGGGTATAGAGTACatgttgatctacctcaagatcgtatgtGTGAATGAACCTCTTTGTAGATCTAATGATCTAAGTTGTAATGATCTATTGACTATCCTGGCCTCGGTTTctataatgtaccggaggcctaggatttagaagagtcctcgtcctgtgcgccaagtcttgtggaatatccaTTGTATATGTCATGGGCTGCCCGAAGAATCCTAGTAATTAATCACCATGAGGGTCCTCGGCCCGGCCCTCCTGTTCTGAGACGACATGGCGAGCAcccccaacatgttccttctggtccataaaaaatctccgtaaagttttgtggcatttggacttcgtctgatattgattttttgtgatgtaaaaaacatggaaaaacaggaactggcacttggcactatgtcaatagtttagtaccaaaaaatgatataaaatgattataaaacatccagaattgataatataacaacatggaacaataaaaaattatagatacgttggagatgtatcagcatctccaagcttaactcctactcgtccttgagtaggtaagtgataaaaatagaatttttgatgtggagtgctgtttaacatgtcatatcatattcttttctttatagcatggacatttggactttttatgtgattcaaagcaatagtctagttttgacataataatttagatacttaagcatatcaacaagcaaccatgtctttcaaaatatcaacgtgaaaataagttatccctagcccatgatgatcaaacattgatccattcatgagacacactcgaatattagctacaccctatacttaagtacaatcatattgcctcctagttggtgctttttataagagaagatggagactcaaattcaaaaataaaaatttcataaagtagaagaaaggcccttcgcagagggaagtagggatttgtagaggtgccagagctcaaagcgaaaaacttagagataaatacattttgggaggtgtatccatcccaccaactaatagttcccaatactttccatgcatagatatatcataggcggttcccaaatagaaagtaaagattattcctttttccaccataactttcactttcgatggctaaccgtatccacgggtgccctccataccaacactttccaaggaatttattatttgacaacataaagtaaattcatttttgcatttcgggactgggcatccctaatacctttgctttactctcgtgtaatgacaagtgaataaacactcatcttgagaataacatatctagcatggaaaatattagccacccctcaccgctccgcgagcgaaacaaacacacaaaagagaagtttattttgaaaattagagatggcacatgcaaatttgcttagaacaaaaaaagaataccacatataggtagatatagtggactcatgtggcaaaactgggttaaaggtttttggatgcataagtagtgatcatacttagtgcaaaatgaaggctagcaaaagattgggaagtgaccaactaagaaacagataatctcataagcaagcattaagcataattaacaccgaataatgcaccacaagtaggatataattttcattgcatgattattgacttccgtgcatgcatagggaatcacaaaccttaacaccaatattcttactagagcacaattgctgatcaacataactcacatatcacatcatcatatcgcaaaactattactaagaataaagttattttgtccaatgatcttcatgacatttttttctttatccttcttggatatctatcactttgggactaattttcatgtgttgcttttcataagctcaaacaaatataagtgaagatcatgagcataataaatttttctttctctcaaaataatttaagtgaagcaagagagaatttcttcaaaaatactaagcacaccatgctcaaaaagatatacgtgaagcactagagaaagtcctagctcataaaaaaatttaagtgaagtatagagggcaattctaacaagtcatgacgtaattttggctctctctaataggtgtgtccagcaaggattgatgacttaaaacacaaaataaaacaagcaaagactcatatcatacaagacgctccaagcaaaaaacatatcatgtgacaaataaaaatatagtttcaagtaaaatacagatgatcgttggaagaaagcggggatgccactcgggggcatccccaagcttagttggttgctcatttttggataatagcttgggatgccggggcatccctcagcttaggctcttccatccttccttcatccatcgtaagataaccctaaacttgaaaacttctatcacacaaaactcaacaaaaccttcgtgagatccgttagtataagaataataaaccactactataagtgttatatcaaaccaattcatattttgtttttgtattatatatactaTATTCAAACTTTtttatggaaaaaactcatcaaagaaaaccatagagccatcagaataagcacacaacacaaagaaactAGAAtatgtcaaaatagaacagtctgtagcaatctgactatttcgaatacttctgtaactccaaaaatcctaaaaaattaggaagacctgagaaatatgtatattgatctacttcaagtggaacaggtattttatcgctctttggTAAAATATAAAAATTAATcttgtgagcgtaaaagtttctattttttcagcaagatcaaacaactatcacccaagaagatcctaaaggatttacttggcacaaacactaattaaaacacgaaaaacacaatcataacagtagcataattatgcTAACACACAAaatcagaaagcaaaaagcaaaaaatatattttattcatttggttgcctcccaacaagcgctatagttttacgtccatagctaggcataaagcaaggatctaagttttttcatctttggttcgagatccataagatgccctcatgattgattcataaggtggcttaattctagttctaggaaagtgttcctgtcacgccccgagaccgacgcttcagaagacttccatatattcgtgatcgccgtgtgtttcatttgtgcttgctcttttatctttgcattgcatcatgtcatcatgccatcatgtcattaatctttgcaactcaaataaataaaaCGTATGGATTTtcagtccatttaaaccgagggaattcacatggtgattctctttataacatatcctcccgatattagggagctatattaaatattccattttcggaatcacccataaacacacttgcaaataatcacatgccttttcccgcttcaagtttggtccccaaactttgcccatattttctttcatctcTTTCCTGAtctccagaaaaattccgaatATTTTTGGACACTCCGAAATCCTACACTCCATTCAAACTACTTTGGTGCAAGTTAAACAATTTTGGATTTAACTTCCCTGATTTTTGCCGGAACCATTTTTGTTGGGTTGGAAATATTTCATTTAGCCCTACAAAATATGTCCCACCATCTAATTCTTGTTCATGGTCTTTTCTCTTAATTATTTTGACctctctctctatttttttcttcaTCTAAAGGTAATAAGGGAGAGAGGAAGAGCCCAGCCAAACCTCTTGGGCCTCCTATAGCCGCCGGCCACTAGGCCAAGGCCCAGTCGAACCTCCCCTGCCTAACCCTAGCCCGTAGCCCCGCACTCTGCTCGttcccctcctctcgatctctccatCTCGTCCCCCACACCACcgccactcacacacacacacacacacacacacacacaagcatcgGGCCAGGGAGAGGACCTCCCTGCACCCGATCCCCTCGCCGCCTCCACTGCGAGACCCCCACGTCCGACCTCTTCCTTGCCGCCCTTGGTGCCGCGCCACCGGACCTTACTGTCGCCCTCATCGTCGACCATCACTGCCCCTGCAGCCTCCCCTCCTTTGCGTCGTTGCCTCCCATGGCGCCGCGCCCAGCCTCCCGCGCACCACCATCTCCAGTCGCATGCGTCGTCACCTTCCCCTGGTCGGCCTCCTCTGCATCGCCCGGCCTCCCTTCCTTTGCTCCCTTCGCACCTCCGGCCGCCCCTTCACGCGCCCTATGCCACAGCCGCCCGATGCCTCTGCTTGTCCCGCTCCTCATGGCCGGCGTAGAGCTTCCAGCCTCCGACAACAGCAGCTACAAGTCCGGCAGTCCTAGCAGCGCCATGGCCTTGCCTCCTCAATCAGCTACTCCACCCTCGGCCATCCCCATGACCACCATCTGCGCCACCTATGCCTGCTGTCGCCGCTACCCTCGCTAGCTCCGCGTCCGTGCCTCTGCTGCTGGTCCTTGCTGTCGAGAGACTCGTCGATGGCCTCCT
Proteins encoded in this window:
- the LOC123088596 gene encoding uncharacterized protein — protein: MAKLMCLYFIILTIAVAVSADECEGDRQTMIKECAKYQNWPANPKLDPSDACCAVWQKANIPCLCVGVTKEKEKIWCMENVAYVANFCKTPFPHGYKCGSYTFPPLA